A stretch of Mya arenaria isolate MELC-2E11 chromosome 14, ASM2691426v1 DNA encodes these proteins:
- the LOC128217043 gene encoding uncharacterized protein LOC128217043 isoform X1, which yields MYEMASNFDSSIQRGGDFIHDFSCSPCEENGFNTEAHHYCTKCTIYYCQNCVSKHNVLYKKHAVLGRKDVKKWEAAPGVVDALERCGMHPGEALKLVCGDHDQLCCPVCVAVDHRQCSKIHPIPDVAKGIQRNTEFQQIPKKIAELEKQFELMKEARMKNTTSLKKTRATISDELKTIRKKINEILDKIEKATLQDLDGIIGELEKNIKKDIETCDKMTIELQNMIAAFQTKSKSSESKSYIAYRKSQDMISQANDHLRGISTIECYNVTFQANNLIEELLSSIKTFGAIEEQTVTTKQREVPLFGPNHLFSVDFISLMLRKGTSLLGGR from the exons ATGTATGAAATGGCTTCTAATTTTGATTCATCCATTCAGAGGGGCGGTGATTTCATCCATGATTTTTCTTGCTCTCCGTGTGAAGAGAACGGATTTAACACCGAAGCTCACCATTATTGTACTAAATGCACAATATATTACTGCCAAAACtgtgtttcaaaacataacGTATTATATAAGAAGCACGCGGTGCTCGGCCGGAAGGACGTGAAGAAATGGGAGGCTGCCCCAGGAGTGGTGGACGCCCTGGAGAGATGCGGGATGCACCCGGGGGAGGCACTGAAGCTGGTATGCGGTGACCATGACCAGTTGTGTTGTCCTGTGTGTGTCGCTGTGGACCACAG ACAATGTTCCAAAATCCATCCCATTCCAGATGTAGCAAAAGGTATTCAGAGAAATACTGAGTTTCAACAAATTCCAAAGAAGATAGCTGAACTTGAAAAGCAATTCGAGCTGATGAAAGAAGCAAGAATGAAGAATACGACATCTCTGAAAAAGACGCGGGCAACCATTTCTGATGAATTAAAAACCATTCGTAAAAAGATCAACGAAATCCTTGACAAGATTGAGAAGGCAACTTTACAGGACTTGGACGGAATAATAGgtgaacttgaaaaaaatataaagaaagatATCGAAACTTGTGATAAAATGACTATTGAACTGCAAAACATGATTGCcgcttttcaaacaaaatcaaaatcaagcgagtcaaaatcatatattgCGTACAGAAAGAGCCAGGATATGATTTCACAAGCAAACGATCATCTTCGTGGCATATCCACCATTGAGTGTTACAATGTAACATTTCAAGCCAATAACCTTATCGAAGAACTTTTATCTTCAATAAAGACGTTTGGAGCGATTGAAGAACAAACTGTTACGACCAAACAGCGAGAAGTTCCCCTTTTCGGTCCAAACCACCTCTTCAGTGTtgactttatttcattaatgcTACGAAAGGGAACTTCGTTACTAGGAGGACGTTAA
- the LOC128217043 gene encoding uncharacterized protein LOC128217043 isoform X2, whose amino-acid sequence MKHAVLGRKDVKKWEAAPGVVDALERCGMHPGEALKLVCGDHDQLCCPVCVAVDHRQCSKIHPIPDVAKGIQRNTEFQQIPKKIAELEKQFELMKEARMKNTTSLKKTRATISDELKTIRKKINEILDKIEKATLQDLDGIIGELEKNIKKDIETCDKMTIELQNMIAAFQTKSKSSESKSYIAYRKSQDMISQANDHLRGISTIECYNVTFQANNLIEELLSSIKTFGAIEEQTVTTKQREVPLFGPNHLFSVDFISLMLRKGTSLLGGR is encoded by the exons ATG AAGCACGCGGTGCTCGGCCGGAAGGACGTGAAGAAATGGGAGGCTGCCCCAGGAGTGGTGGACGCCCTGGAGAGATGCGGGATGCACCCGGGGGAGGCACTGAAGCTGGTATGCGGTGACCATGACCAGTTGTGTTGTCCTGTGTGTGTCGCTGTGGACCACAG ACAATGTTCCAAAATCCATCCCATTCCAGATGTAGCAAAAGGTATTCAGAGAAATACTGAGTTTCAACAAATTCCAAAGAAGATAGCTGAACTTGAAAAGCAATTCGAGCTGATGAAAGAAGCAAGAATGAAGAATACGACATCTCTGAAAAAGACGCGGGCAACCATTTCTGATGAATTAAAAACCATTCGTAAAAAGATCAACGAAATCCTTGACAAGATTGAGAAGGCAACTTTACAGGACTTGGACGGAATAATAGgtgaacttgaaaaaaatataaagaaagatATCGAAACTTGTGATAAAATGACTATTGAACTGCAAAACATGATTGCcgcttttcaaacaaaatcaaaatcaagcgagtcaaaatcatatattgCGTACAGAAAGAGCCAGGATATGATTTCACAAGCAAACGATCATCTTCGTGGCATATCCACCATTGAGTGTTACAATGTAACATTTCAAGCCAATAACCTTATCGAAGAACTTTTATCTTCAATAAAGACGTTTGGAGCGATTGAAGAACAAACTGTTACGACCAAACAGCGAGAAGTTCCCCTTTTCGGTCCAAACCACCTCTTCAGTGTtgactttatttcattaatgcTACGAAAGGGAACTTCGTTACTAGGAGGACGTTAA